The stretch of DNA AACTTCCTTCCACAGACCTcacaaatatgaaaatttgttCCCAGATGAATATTCAAGTGAGTGCGCAAATCTGCTTTGCGAAAAAAGCCTTTTCCACATATCTGGCATATCTGAGACCTTTCTCCCAGATGTAAGCTTCGACGATGATAATCCAATTGTGAGGCACGATCAAATATCGAGTCACATTGGTGGCACTTAAAAGTTTTCAGCATTTTGCGACAGAAGTACCTCTGCAGTTCTAcagttaattacaaaaaaaaaacaaagttttacTTTATTCGTTATTCGATAACAATCAGATGTGTGccaaaaagataaaaaaatatttaaatttgatttttaccTAAACTAATTGCTTATGCATTCACCTTTATTTATTGACTAATGTGTTTGTTGTTAGTTTAATCTTTACACGAGATATTcagctaaaattaaaatgttcttTACAAATGCACAAAAACGTGAAACAAAGTctcgtattaataataatattattattaagctTTTCACAATGTTCCATTTCTAACCACAAAACATTTCGACATTGTTCAATACTGTTACAACTCGGAACATCACATGCAagtgcaaattattttcttttcattctttGACAATGCtatcattaaaaaatcgaTTGAATACTTTATCACTTTGAAGAATGCGATACATAAAACGTTAAACACCGATTTGTAAAGGCGCCAGCATATAAGTTTCTATCAGTTTCTATACTAGGATTTCGTGGCTCCGAGTTTCCGAAAACGTTTGAGAAGTATCAGTATATCAGGAAGAATAAGTTGATGGCACATGGCACGAACACGAAACACGAAGCACAAAGATTACTTAGTACTATTTCGTAAGCACGGGTCAGAGAATCGTTCGGTCAGTTACTACCTACCACCAGGCggttattttgtaaaatggcGTGCAGGAtgtaacacatttttttatttagctccgaaaatatatttatatttgtcatTTGCAGAAAAAAGGTAAGGTGTTTTATTATGGCAGAGGAAAACTGTACTGTGACGCACATGCCACATCATGTGCAACAAAAACTATGTCGAACCAGAGCACTTTACAGGCAGGGAAAGAAATTGACAGCAGTCAAGGTAGCGTTGAAGACTTGTATCctactataaaataaaatttatgcttatttttaatttaaacaaattcaCTATCTTACCATTTGTGTATGCTCTAAATTTTATTGCCAGGAAAGATATAATTAGTTCGGCTGATTGCAGATCTTTACTTGTATTCTTTATACAAATAAAGCAttcaattattcaattatattcCTACGTTGtagtttacattaattttaagaattatgtatattaagtGATATAATTCACACAGTATTTCCTTGACGAGTTAGCTCTGTGTAACAGGTTTACACAATTAACGATGAATCACAGCATTTGCTAATATGTGGAGTACCACAGATACGGCTAGcagaagaagtaaaaaaacTCATTTGTCTTTACGGAAATGTAAAAGCAATTCAACTGGTGACTGATTATCCTGCTGAGGAATTCACAGAAACGTATCATGTACATTATGCACATATTCAAAGCGCTAggtatttattatcaatacggcgtctcgcgtataagaggcacggtagtgcctcgcgccaagtataggcgcagcgcactaccgtgcctcttgatcgtaactgtaaaataataaaataataaaataaaaataaaaataaagataacatGGAAAACATTCTCAAATATATCAATAATTGttcaaatttgttttttgCACAGAATAGCGAAGCGCATGATTGAcaacaagaatttttttggTGGAATTCTACATGTTTGTTATACTCCTGAGTTGGAAACTCTAGAAGAAATGAGAGCAAAACTTATGCAACGTCGTAAGGATGTTGcaacacaaataaaaaaacttcAACAGGAGTTAGCAAATCCAAAAGTGGATAAATTTATTCCGAGGTAAGTTAAATGttgtcaattttaataaatgtacaatgagtataaataaaattctataagTACATGAGCATGATCATGTAACTTTTTCGCTAAAAGTGTAAAACGTGAAAACGTTTTCGTGAAACGTGAAAAAATGAGTGTTTGCGTGTgaacatgtatgtatatgtgtgaTTGTGTGAtgtttttttcacgtttcacgaaattatttttagcggaAATGTTACACGATCGCGTCCATGGGACGCAAGTCTAGTATTGTTAACATTCTATTTGCTAGATGTATGAAGATTATATGTTACATAAAAAGAAGAGTTGTATGTTAAATAATctatgtaataaatatctaaattgTAGAGAACAGTATcacagaaaaaagaaaacccctACTTTACCACTTACTGAAGAGCGGATCAAACATTGTTATCCTGGGCAAACGTTATCTTCCATTTGTGATGGGATACCTCAGAATATAGATCCACGATCTGTATCTGAACCTCATTTACCAATTAATTGGGAGAGTGAGCACAATAGCAGTATTCCATCCAGTTCAAAGTCATATTCAGTGCCATATCAGATGACTGAAACAATAATGCAAACAGGAATTCAgcaagcaaataaaaatgctgaTTTCAATATGAGAAAACGGAAAAATTACAAGGGACAGCGTATAGATAATAAAGTCAAAATTGTTCGACCACAGTTAATAGACACCAGAAATATTGCCAGATCAAATATCACTGAAAAACCAAATGTATTttctaatgtaaaaaaagtagATAGCGGAATCACAATTAAAGTATTTGACAGGCCTaataacaaagaaaagaaaatagttataaaaaatcCAAGGTATGTATTTccattgttaattttaatttgtaatattaataacatacaatttaaattaatgttgttTATAATACTTTTCAGTGTAACATCTTTAGTACAATCCAGCAAAAACCTTCAATCTTCGATTCAAGCAGCAAAAGCTCAAATTCGTATGGCAATGGAAAAAAATGATACTTGAATATcacaaatattaatcaaaataattaattatatttttttttacaattgttGAACTATTTCAAAACAAATATACCCATATTccatattttatacttaataaacacttattatctaatttatttacaactaAAATTCTTTATTGCTATTTCTACCTTTTTCATAAAACATATAGCTAACCTGaagataaatcaattaatcTAAAACTCAAATTTTACtcagtttatttaataattaagtaagcTAAAATGCTAATCATTTAGATGAGCACTGTGGAATTTGAATCCCATTGGTTTCCATTTCTAGTCTGTCCATTGAACATCCTATTTGGTGGTGTGTTTTCTTGTTGCATTCCAATAGACATGTTTCTCAACAACTGTTGCGGTTTTTTTTGTATCTGATCGTTATTAGATCGATTGCCAAGAGGTGTTCGATtctaaaaaagattaatatagtAGACAAATATAAAgtgcacacacacatacacacatacatacatatcgTTAGGATAACATGTGAATTACCTCGTATGTTTCAGTTCCATGTTTGTTTTCAGgtgtaaatacttttttttcatcaagtTTAACATCAATTTTAGcgttccgtttcttttttcctttcatgtcttttttctttcgaaaatcTTCGTTTGATTTTATCAGTGTTAAAGAAGCACTATCCATGGTATGTTTATCAAACGTTATAATTACATCTTCCTTTGAAAACTTTTCTTGTGATGCTTCTTTCCAATCCTCTGTACCTGCTGTTACGCTTTCCTCTGATGACGAAGAATCGTGCCACAGTTCAACTTTATCGGTGTTGTTTATCGTCGtattagattttatatttttataatcctGCTTATCTGTCTTGTCTTTATCTTCTTCGACATTTTTAACgattgtaatttctttttcactttcgaaaatatttaaattgtgaTTATGTTGAGATATGGGGATTGGTTCATCTTGTTTTTCGGTAACTAATgaagtttctaaattttctgTGATTGTGATATTACATAATTGTATTTCTGGGATATTAAGCAAAGTTTTCTGATGAGAATTTTCTGAATCGTGAATATATGATTCATAACTGTCATCGCGATTTAATCTTAGCGATCGTGCTTTTAACATAACCAGAGATTTTGGTATTAAGATAGGAGTTCTATCAAAATCTGCAGCTGGAGATCTAGGATCTAGTCCCAAGAATGTCAAGCGGTCTTCATCTATTGGTGTAATCTTCTTTAACTTATTTGAAACAACTGTTTCCGGCGTTAAACAATTTTCATGCtacaaacataaattttattagcagttttttttttaacaaagtaaaactaaataaaagatattttatgaTGAATtcaataatgtataatttttagcaGTTGTAtactttacaaaattataataaaacagatgtttaatttcttcaaaaaataataacagaaattttaaataacatactAGTTCTGAGTGATGATCAATATCAATTACCTTTAGTACAGAAGGTTTCCCAGGTGACAACTCTGGTGTCACATCCAAATTAGTTTCAAGATACGGCTTTTTCTGTAAATACTTTGGAATTGCATTAGGTAAGTTTCTGCTTACCCCAACTGGTGTACTCTTAAtctatttaaacaataaaatatattacatataacatTGTtcaattgtatataaattaaatatatataaacaaaaatttttcttttaattattaataaaactttacttCAATGGGAGTTCTTTTAATTCCTGTCGAAATTGAGCGTGGGTCACCCAGTATTTTTTTGTCAGATAATACTGGTGTACACACATTATCTTCATTAGCTATTTGCTGTACAACTTCTTGATGCTCGTTAGATTCTTTTCGATTTTCAGTTGTATAAAATAACAGCTTACTTGTGTAATTACCCATGATATTACAACAAAAACGGTCACAATTAATCGCTGTAAAAAGTCGATCCTCCTATAAACAAAAGTCAAGTAATAAGAATCCGAAGTCTTTCTTAACAtgtaattaacaataataaatgtaacaactattgataacaaaaaaataattaaattagtgtaataattataactataTAATAAGCGGAAGTATTTACTTAAATtgtgatattttaaatgtctGATATACGTGGCACGAGGAAACACACAGAAAGTTGCCAGCTGTGACCGTCCGGAATACAATTGCTGTTTACGTTCAAAATCAAACTGACAAACGTTTGAACGATACCAACACGTAAAGAAATGAGAATTATGCACTGCCAACCTACTCCTGCATCTGATTGGCACattcttttacataaaaaaaaaaatgcgccaATTAGAAATCAGAGCTCACTGAGCAATTGCGTTACTAAGCACCTAACTTTTCATAACTCGAGGTTATATCGCGTTCAATATCCAATCACTTGTGAGAGATTTCTGTTAGAGAATTTCTTGTAGAATAAACTTTAggttatgtttttaaattatagacATTCTAAATACAATTCCAATAATAga from Cardiocondyla obscurior isolate alpha-2009 linkage group LG04, Cobs3.1, whole genome shotgun sequence encodes:
- the LOC139102030 gene encoding RNA-binding protein 48, producing MAEENCTVTHMPHHVQQKLCRTRALYRQGKKLTAVKVYTINDESQHLLICGVPQIRLAEEVKKLICLYGNVKAIQLVTDYPAEEFTETYHVHYAHIQSARIAKRMIDNKNFFGGILHVCYTPELETLEEMRAKLMQRRKDVATQIKKLQQELANPKVDKFIPREQYHRKKKTPTLPLTEERIKHCYPGQTLSSICDGIPQNIDPRSVSEPHLPINWESEHNSSIPSSSKSYSVPYQMTETIMQTGIQQANKNADFNMRKRKNYKGQRIDNKVKIVRPQLIDTRNIARSNITEKPNVFSNVKKVDSGITIKVFDRPNNKEKKIVIKNPSVTSLVQSSKNLQSSIQAAKAQIRMAMEKNDT
- the LOC139102025 gene encoding uncharacterized protein, which produces MGNYTSKLLFYTTENRKESNEHQEVVQQIANEDNVCTPVLSDKKILGDPRSISTGIKRTPIEIKSTPVGVSRNLPNAIPKYLQKKPYLETNLDVTPELSPGKPSVLKHENCLTPETVVSNKLKKITPIDEDRLTFLGLDPRSPAADFDRTPILIPKSLVMLKARSLRLNRDDSYESYIHDSENSHQKTLLNIPEIQLCNITITENLETSLVTEKQDEPIPISQHNHNLNIFESEKEITIVKNVEEDKDKTDKQDYKNIKSNTTINNTDKVELWHDSSSSEESVTAGTEDWKEASQEKFSKEDVIITFDKHTMDSASLTLIKSNEDFRKKKDMKGKKKRNAKIDVKLDEKKVFTPENKHGTETYENRTPLGNRSNNDQIQKKPQQLLRNMSIGMQQENTPPNRMFNGQTRNGNQWDSNSTVLI